One window of Pyrus communis chromosome 12, drPyrComm1.1, whole genome shotgun sequence genomic DNA carries:
- the LOC137710490 gene encoding LEAF RUST 10 DISEASE-RESISTANCEUS RECEPTOR-LIKE PROTEIN KINASE-like 1.2 isoform X4, with the protein MPTHFLQNLPVSFLIIFHNLVTVILLSTAALGEDDNRYTKCRGYYDCGLLKNISYPFWAANGRPQQCGLEYYELTCREDQFPVMKIEDQDFLVLNFSRQFYTMTIARSDLWDTPCTDHIVNTTLDYDRFSYVPTVRNLTLLYGCQPGNMSSLNNFTCKGFQVGYEAEWELCRRCELSNGTCGSKSKSNSNSFVCYCGDGPRDRVCSSSGDNNSWDWKRKVIVGVCTAVATVAIMCVIFFVHQRRNRKLHDPSSFVTRSILSSTYSMDDDMEKGSTYHGVHIFSYKELEEATNYFDSAKVLGDGGFGTVYHGNVRDGRVVAVKRLYENNFKRVEQFMNEIEILAHLRHQNLVLLYGCTSHHSRELLLVYEYIPNGTVAEHLHGEKAKPGALPWLTRIKIAIETANALSYLHASDIIHRDVKTTNILLDDFFCVKVADFGLSRLFPMNVTHISTAPQGTPGYVDPEYNQCYQLTSKSDVYSFGVVLIELISSMPAVDITRHRHEINLSTMAINKIQNHTLHELVDPYLGFESDSRTRKMITAVAELAFRCLNSDKDLRPSMIEVLNELKRIQSDDFDIQKTEEIDISANDIVPLKSDPLPASPDSVALRWTSVSTTPNASG; encoded by the exons ATGCCTACCCACTTTCTCCAAAACTTACCCGTCTCCTTCCTCATCATCTTCCACAATTTGGTCACGGTAATATTACTTTCCACCGCCGCTCTCGGCGAGGATGACAACCGATACACCAAGTGCCGCGGCTACTACGACTGCGGCCTCCTCAAAAACATCTCATACCCCTTCTGGGCTGCCAACGGGCGCCCCCAACAGTGCGGCCTCGAATACTACGAGCTCACCTGCCGAGAAGATCAATTCCCTGTCATGAAAATTGAAGACCAAGATTTTCTTGTGTTGAACTTTAGTCGACAGTTTTACACCATGACAATCGCTCGCTCAGATCTCTGGGACACCCCCTGCACTGACCACATCGTCAACACCACTTTGGACTACGACCGGTTTTCCTACGTCCCAACCGTTCGGAACCTGACGCTGCTCTACGGCTGCCAGCCGGGGAACATGTCATCACTCAATAACTTCACTTGCAAG GGGTTTCAGGTGGGGTACGAGGCGGAGTGGGAGCTCTGTCGGCGATGTGAATTATCCAATGGAACCTGTGGGTCGAAATCGAAATCGAATTCTAATTCGTTTGTCTGTTATTGCGGCGATGGACCTCGTGATCGAGTATGTTCGAGTTCTGGTG ACAATAATTCTTGGGACTGGAAGAGGAAGGTTATAGTAG GTGTTTGCACAGCTGTTGCTACGGTCGCTATAATGTGTGTTATTTTCTTTGTACACCAACGTCGAAACAGAAAACTACACGATCCATCATCCTTCGTAACTCGAAGCATCCTTTCGAGCACCTATTCTATGGATGACGATATGGAGAAGGGAAGTACCTACCATGGAGTACATATTTTCAGCTATAAGGAACTTGAAGAAGCAACTAATTATTTCGATTCTGCGAAAGTACTTGGCGATGGAGGCTTTGGCACAGTTTATCATG GAAATGTGCGCGATGGGAGAGTGGTTGCAGTCAAGCGTCTATATGAAAACAATTTCAAGAGAGTTGAGCAATTCATGAATGAAATCGAGATTTTGGCCCACCTGCGCCACCAAAATCTTGTGTTGCTCTATGGTTGCACCTCTCATCACAGCCGAGAACTCCTCCTTGTGTACGAGTACATTCCTAATGGAACTGTTGCTGAACATCTTCACGGAGAAAAAGCAAAACCTGGCGCACTTCCATGGCTTACTCGAATAAAGATTGCCATCGAAACTGCAAACGCACTGTCATATCTTCATGCATCTGACATTATCCACCGTGACGTGAAAACTACAAATATTCTCCTTGACGACTTCTTCTGTGTCAAGGTAGCAGATTTTGGACTATCTCGCCTGTTCCCCATGAATGTCACGCACATCTCAACTGCTCCTCAAGGGACTCCAGGTTATGTTGATCCGGAGTATAACCAATGCTACCAGCTTACGAGTAAGAGTGATGTCTATAGCTTTGGTGTGGTGCTGATTGAGCTCATATCATCCATGCCAGCCGTTGACATCACAAGGCATCGACACGAGATCAATTTGTCTACCATGGCGATCAACAAGATTCAAAACCATACATTACATGAGCTAGTAGACCCATACTTAGGGTTTGAATCAGACTCCAGAACACGAAAAATGATCACTGCTGTGGCGGAACTAGCATTTCGCTGTCTGAATAGTGACAAGGACTTGAGACCTTCCATGATTGAGGTGCTTAACGAACTAAAGCGGATACAGAGCGATGATTTTGACATACAAAAAACAGAGGAGATTGATATTTCGGCAAATGATATTGTGCCGTTAAAGAGTGATCCGCTGCCAGCTTCACCTGATTCCGTGGCATTGAGATGGACTAGCGTGTCCACGACACCAAATGCCAGCGGCTAA
- the LOC137710490 gene encoding LEAF RUST 10 DISEASE-RESISTANCEUS RECEPTOR-LIKE PROTEIN KINASE-like 1.2 isoform X3: protein MNLLRIIVVTIIFTTFPNRAFSVDQRFEACEPQTCGNGPNISYPFWLSGKQESCGYPSFKITCNEKYPVFSISDDDYIIGEIFYSNHSFVLANAAVYEDKCPLPQHNFSLDRTPFNYSSDHVKFSFFYDCPEDPSEYMLSYPIDCASKGSRHAFATFHKELVERMNDSLDSCQSSVHLPFDGAANADALKQMNYTEILKMGFILNWTAQNCSNCKRSGGRCGFDDNEFVCFCSDRPHVKTCDDDNNSWDWKRKVIVGVCTAVATVAIMCVIFFVHQRRNRKLHDPSSFVTRSILSSTYSMDDDMEKGSTYHGVHIFSYKELEEATNYFDSAKVLGDGGFGTVYHGNVRDGRVVAVKRLYENNFKRVEQFMNEIEILAHLRHQNLVLLYGCTSHHSRELLLVYEYIPNGTVAEHLHGEKAKPGALPWLTRIKIAIETANALSYLHASDIIHRDVKTTNILLDDFFCVKVADFGLSRLFPMNVTHISTAPQGTPGYVDPEYNQCYQLTSKSDVYSFGVVLIELISSMPAVDITRHRHEINLSTMAINKIQNHTLHELVDPYLGFESDSRTRKMITAVAELAFRCLNSDKDLRPSMIEVLNELKRIQSDDFDIQKTEEIDISANDIVPLKSDPLPASPDSVALRWTSVSTTPNASG from the exons ATGAATCTCCTCCGTATTATTGTTGTCACCATCATATTCACAACCTTCCCCAACCGAGCTTTCTCCGTAGACCAAAGATTCGAGGCCTGCGAGCCTCAAACGTGCGGAAATGGTCCGAACATAAGCTACCCTTTTTGGCTTTCCGGCAAGCAAGAGTCCTGCGGTTACCCGAGCTTCAAGATCACCTGCAATGAAAAATATCCGGTATTTAGTATTTCCGACGATGATTACATCATTGGAGAAATCTTTTACTCAAACCATTCGTTTGTTCTGGCCAACGCGGCAGTCTATGAAGACAAATGTCCACTTCCTCAACACAACTTCAGCCTCGATCGAACGCCTTTCAACTATAGTTCCGATCACGTCAAATTTTCCTTCTTCTATGATTGCCCTGAAGACCCTTCGGAATACATGCTTTCATATCCCATTGACTGTGCCAGCAAGGGCAGCCGTCACGCTTTTGCTACTTTTCACAAGGAGCTAGTTGAGCGCATGAACGATTCGTTAGACTCGTGCCAGTCTTCAGTTCATTTGCCTTTCGATGGTGCTGCTAATGCCGATGCATTGAAGCAAATGAACTACACCGAAATCTTGAAAATGGGGTTCATTTTGAACTGGACTGCACAGAACTGCAGCAATTGCAAGAGGAGTGGCGGGCGCTGTGGATTTGATGACAATGAATTCGTTTGTTTTTGCAGTGATCGACCTCATGTCAAAACCTGTGATGATG ACAATAATTCTTGGGACTGGAAGAGGAAGGTTATAGTAG GTGTTTGCACAGCTGTTGCTACGGTCGCTATAATGTGTGTTATTTTCTTTGTACACCAACGTCGAAACAGAAAACTACACGATCCATCATCCTTCGTAACTCGAAGCATCCTTTCGAGCACCTATTCTATGGATGACGATATGGAGAAGGGAAGTACCTACCATGGAGTACATATTTTCAGCTATAAGGAACTTGAAGAAGCAACTAATTATTTCGATTCTGCGAAAGTACTTGGCGATGGAGGCTTTGGCACAGTTTATCATG GAAATGTGCGCGATGGGAGAGTGGTTGCAGTCAAGCGTCTATATGAAAACAATTTCAAGAGAGTTGAGCAATTCATGAATGAAATCGAGATTTTGGCCCACCTGCGCCACCAAAATCTTGTGTTGCTCTATGGTTGCACCTCTCATCACAGCCGAGAACTCCTCCTTGTGTACGAGTACATTCCTAATGGAACTGTTGCTGAACATCTTCACGGAGAAAAAGCAAAACCTGGCGCACTTCCATGGCTTACTCGAATAAAGATTGCCATCGAAACTGCAAACGCACTGTCATATCTTCATGCATCTGACATTATCCACCGTGACGTGAAAACTACAAATATTCTCCTTGACGACTTCTTCTGTGTCAAGGTAGCAGATTTTGGACTATCTCGCCTGTTCCCCATGAATGTCACGCACATCTCAACTGCTCCTCAAGGGACTCCAGGTTATGTTGATCCGGAGTATAACCAATGCTACCAGCTTACGAGTAAGAGTGATGTCTATAGCTTTGGTGTGGTGCTGATTGAGCTCATATCATCCATGCCAGCCGTTGACATCACAAGGCATCGACACGAGATCAATTTGTCTACCATGGCGATCAACAAGATTCAAAACCATACATTACATGAGCTAGTAGACCCATACTTAGGGTTTGAATCAGACTCCAGAACACGAAAAATGATCACTGCTGTGGCGGAACTAGCATTTCGCTGTCTGAATAGTGACAAGGACTTGAGACCTTCCATGATTGAGGTGCTTAACGAACTAAAGCGGATACAGAGCGATGATTTTGACATACAAAAAACAGAGGAGATTGATATTTCGGCAAATGATATTGTGCCGTTAAAGAGTGATCCGCTGCCAGCTTCACCTGATTCCGTGGCATTGAGATGGACTAGCGTGTCCACGACACCAAATGCCAGCGGCTAA
- the LOC137709718 gene encoding calmodulin-binding protein 60 F-like, whose product MKRTTRARFDPNTREEDNNLQEDQLLENGATSSSVELQIHQQSLTPKIASILDNNVYEVPIKAIPESAEWIFLVVALGLEMSSAAFDQASSPSKPHYALLSMLCAVAALLTTIWELTYKAIKERVVLRRSGLLMLPYFYYPPPRNTVFGDLYDIYGLVGGISQCACSAVQYVYFLRQADNPIKSSLLPAIFLMCLGGSRLNRIRRFSSNVDRNNILLARELTANRPLLDDSCTSAWSLSVQTEREPSSSLQLLFGKNPSSTVFTASKLADEEKNPLQILVVDDQMVPITNLPYPIKVEIVVLDGDFPTGEDDNWTEEEFENNILRRLIGQRRHLLAGEVRLTVRDGSATIGDVEFTESSSWIRSKKFRLGARVIPSPGYEGLRIHAAVTEAFVVKDHCGKHHLPRYLSHTRNNSV is encoded by the exons ATGAAGAGAACAACTAGGGCACGGTTTGATCCGAATACTCGTGAAGAGGACAACAATCTGCAGGAAGATCAACTACTTGAGAATGGTGCAACTTCAAGCTCCGTTGAGCTCCAAATTCACCAGCAAAGCCTGACGCCGAAAATTGCGAGTATTCTTGACAACAACGTGTACGAGGTGCCTATAAAG GCTATTCCAGAATCAGCGGAGTGGATATTTTTAGTCGTTGCACTCGGCCTAGAGATGTCATCAGCTGCTTTCGACCAGGCTTCGTCCCCAAGTAAACCCCACTACGCGCTACTGAGCATGCTGTGTGCTGTTGCAGCTCTTCTTACTACCATCTGGGAGCTCACTTACAAGGCTATAAAAGAAAGAGTCGTATTGAGGAGGTCGGGATTGCTAATGCTGCCCTACTTTTATTATCCGCCTCCTCGGAACACAGTTTTCGGTGATCTCTATGACATTTATGGATTAGTTGGCGGGATCTCTCAGTGCGCTTGCTCTGCAGTTCAGTACGTTTACTTTCTCCGGCAAGCTGATAATCCAATCAAATCATCCCTTCTGCCAGCCATCTTCCTTATGTGTTTGGGTGGTTCGAGACTAAATAGGATCCGGAGGTTCAGTAGTAATGTTGATAGAAACAATATTTTGTTGGCGAGGGAGCTGACCGCCAACCGACCCTTGCTCGATGATTCTTGTACTTCTGCTTGGAGTCTCAGTGTCCAAACCGAACGAGAACCATCGAGCAGCTTACAATTATTATTCGGTAAAAACCCCTCATCCACAGTTTTCACTGCGAGCAAGCTTGCGGATGAAGAGAAAAATCCACTTCAAATCCTAGTTGTGGATGACCAAATGGTTCCAATTACAAATCTACCTTATCCAATCAAAGTGGAAATTGTTGTTCTTGATGGTGACTTTCCAACTGGAGAGGATGACAACTGGAcagaagaagaatttgagaaCAACATCTTGAGACGGCTTATTGGCCAAAGGCGACACTTGCTTGCCGGAGAAGTAAGGCTCACGGTGAGAGATGGGTCTGCTACAATTGGGGATGTTGAGTTCACGGAGAGTTCGAGCTGGATTAGGAGCAAAAAATTTAGGCTGGGTGCACGAGTGATCCCAAGCCCAGGCTATGAGGGTTTAAGGATCCATGCAGCGGTCACGGAAGCTTTCGTTGTTAAAGATCATTGTGGCAAGCATCATCTTCCTCGCTACTTATCCCATACGAGAAACAATTCTGTATAA
- the LOC137709910 gene encoding LEAF RUST 10 DISEASE-RESISTANCEUS RECEPTOR-LIKE PROTEIN KINASE-like 2.1 produces MPTHFLLKLPVSLLIIFHNLVTVILLSTPALGEDDHRYTECRGYYDCGLLKNISYPFWATSSRPQHCGREDYELTCREDQYPVMKIKEQDFLVLNFSRQVYTMTIARSDLWDTPCTDNIVNTTLDYDRFSYVPAVRYLTLLYGCQPGNMSVLNNFTCKIMGMDGNISYYVDDSLSRIRMGNWTSCYLNIRVPIMWEALDTMPLENVTTGVLKEVLKQGFQVAYDAEWELCQQCVVSNGTCGSNSSSDSFVCYCGDGPYDRICSIPGDNAWNWKRKVIVGAALSAGSGIMICVIVCSIKARKQIFRSSNDQDLEAFITANGPLAVKRYKFLEIRKMTKSFKDKLGQGGYGDVYKGNLLDCSPVAVKVLKASKGNGEDFINEVLSISRTSHVNVVTLLGYCFEGQKKALIYEFMPNGSLEKYVYNENALQTSSPQLEVEQLLDIVTGIARGLEYLHRGCNTRILHFDIKPHNILLDENFCPKISDFGLSKLFLKKESIMSMLDARGTIGYIAPEVFCRNFGGVSVKSDVYSYGMMVLEMVGGRKKINARASHTSDVCFPDWVYKQLEMGSSLGLTNGVTEEENKLARKMILVGLWCIQTKPSDRPSMSRVIEMVQGSIEALQIPPKPVLTFPVGTPPESSTLSLTRSFLD; encoded by the exons ATGCCTACCCACTTTCTCCTAAAACTACCCGTCTCCTTACTCATCATCTTCCACAATTTGGTCACGGTAATATTACTTTCCACCCCCGCTCTCGGCGAGGATGATCACCGATACACCGAGTGCCGAGGCTACTACGACTGCGGCCTCCTCAAAAACATCTCCTACCCCTTCTGGGCCACCAGCAGCCGCCCCCAACACTGCGGCCGCGAAGACTACGAGCTCACCTGCCGGGAAGATCAATACCCTGTAATGAAAATTAAAGAGCAGGATTTTCTTGTGTTGAACTTTAGTCGACAGGTTTACACCATGACAATCGCTCGCTCAGATCTCTGGGACACCCCCTGCACTGACAACATCGTCAACACCACTTTGGACTACGACCGGTTTTCCTACGTCCCAGCTGTTCGGTACCTGACGCTGCTTTACGGCTGCCAGCCGGGGAACATGTCCGTACTCAATAACTTCACTTGCAAGATAATGGGTATGGACGGCAATATTTCGTACTATGTCGACGACTCTCTTTCGAGGATTCGTATGGGAAATTGGACCTCGTGTTATTTGAATATTCGAGTTCCGATTATGTGGGAGGCTTTGGATACTATGCCGCTGGAGAATGTGACGACGGGTGTGCTCAAAGAGGTTTTGAAACAGGGGTTTCAGGTGGCTTACGACGCGGAGTGGGAGCTCTGTCAGCAATGTGTAGTATCCAATGGAACCTGTGGGTCGAACTCGAGTTCTGATTCGTTTGTCTGTTATTGCGGCGATGGACCTTATGATCGAATATGTTCGATTCCTGGTG ACAATGCATGGAATTGGAAAAGGAAGGTTATTGTAG GAGCTGCTCTTTCTGCAGGAAGTGGGATCATGATCTGTGTTATTGTTTGCTCTATTAAAGCTAGGAAGCAAATTTTCAGGAGTAGCAACGATCAAGATCTCGAGGCTTTCATAACGGCTAATGGACCTCTAGCAGTAAAAAGGTACAAGTTTTTGGAAATCCGAAAAATGACCAAGTCATTTAAAGATAAACTAGGTCAAGGAGGTTATGGAGATGTGTACAAAGGCAATCTGCTGGATTGTAGTCCTGTGGCTGTGAAGGTTCTCAAAGCATCCAAAGGGAATGGCGAGGACTTCATAAACGAGGTTTTAAGCATTAGTAGAACTTCCCACGTCAATGTTGTCACTTTGCTAGGGTATTGCTTTGAAGGTCAAAAAAAAGCTCTCATATATGAGTTCATGCCTAATGGATCACTCGAAAAGTACGTTTACAACGAAAATGCTTTGCAAACGAGTAGTCCACAATTGGAAGTGGAACAGCTACTCGATATTGTTACTGGGATAGCTCGAGGACTCGAGTACTTGCACCGCGGATGCAACACGCGAATTTTGCATTTTGACATAAAACCGCATAATATTCTTTTGGATGAAAACTTTTGCCCCAAGATTTCAGACTTTGGGCTTTCGAAACTTTTCCTCAAGAAGGAGAGTATTATGTCGATGTTGGATGCAAGAGGGACGATTGGGTATATTGCTCCGGAAGTGTTTTGTAGAAACTTTGGAGGAGTTTCAGTTAAGTCCGATGTCTACAGTTATGGAATGATGGTTCTGGAGATGGttggaggaagaaagaagatCAATGCTCGAGCTAGCCACACGAGTGATGTTTGTTTTCCTGATTGGGTTTATAAGCAGCTTGAGATGGGCAGCAGTTTAGGGTTGACCAATGGTGTGACAGAAGAGGAAAACAAACTCGCCAGGAAGATGATTTTGGTAGGGTTGTGGTGTATACAGACGAAGCCATCAGATAGGCCTTCCATGAGTAGAGTGATTGAAATGGTGCAAGGAAGCATTGAAGCCTTGCAAATACCACCAAAGCCTGTTCTAACTTTTCCTGTAGGAACACCACCAGAATCTTCCACGTTATCACTTACACGTTCTTTTCTGGATTAA
- the LOC137710490 gene encoding LEAF RUST 10 DISEASE-RESISTANCEUS RECEPTOR-LIKE PROTEIN KINASE-like 1.2 isoform X1 has protein sequence MPTHFLQNLPVSFLIIFHNLVTVILLSTAALGEDDNRYTKCRGYYDCGLLKNISYPFWAANGRPQQCGLEYYELTCREDQFPVMKIEDQDFLVLNFSRQFYTMTIARSDLWDTPCTDHIVNTTLDYDRFSYVPTVRNLTLLYGCQPGNMSSLNNFTCKVKGTDDDDISYSVDDSSTIRTGNWTSCYLNFRVPIMWEGVDVMPDTPDQLKQVLKQGFQVGYEAEWELCRRCELSNGTCGSKSKSNSNSFVCYCGDGPRDRVCSSSGDNNSWDWKRKVIVGVCTAVATVAIMCVIFFVHQRRNRKLHDPSSFVTRSILSSTYSMDDDMEKGSTYHGVHIFSYKELEEATNYFDSAKVLGDGGFGTVYHGNVRDGRVVAVKRLYENNFKRVEQFMNEIEILAHLRHQNLVLLYGCTSHHSRELLLVYEYIPNGTVAEHLHGEKAKPGALPWLTRIKIAIETANALSYLHASDIIHRDVKTTNILLDDFFCVKVADFGLSRLFPMNVTHISTAPQGTPGYVDPEYNQCYQLTSKSDVYSFGVVLIELISSMPAVDITRHRHEINLSTMAINKIQNHTLHELVDPYLGFESDSRTRKMITAVAELAFRCLNSDKDLRPSMIEVLNELKRIQSDDFDIQKTEEIDISANDIVPLKSDPLPASPDSVALRWTSVSTTPNASG, from the exons ATGCCTACCCACTTTCTCCAAAACTTACCCGTCTCCTTCCTCATCATCTTCCACAATTTGGTCACGGTAATATTACTTTCCACCGCCGCTCTCGGCGAGGATGACAACCGATACACCAAGTGCCGCGGCTACTACGACTGCGGCCTCCTCAAAAACATCTCATACCCCTTCTGGGCTGCCAACGGGCGCCCCCAACAGTGCGGCCTCGAATACTACGAGCTCACCTGCCGAGAAGATCAATTCCCTGTCATGAAAATTGAAGACCAAGATTTTCTTGTGTTGAACTTTAGTCGACAGTTTTACACCATGACAATCGCTCGCTCAGATCTCTGGGACACCCCCTGCACTGACCACATCGTCAACACCACTTTGGACTACGACCGGTTTTCCTACGTCCCAACCGTTCGGAACCTGACGCTGCTCTACGGCTGCCAGCCGGGGAACATGTCATCACTCAATAACTTCACTTGCAAGGTAAAGGGTACGGACGACGACGATATTTCGTACTCTGTCGACGACTCTTCGACGATTCGTACGGGAAATTGGACCTCATGTTATTTGAATTTTCGAGTTCCGATTATGTGGGAGGGTGTCGATGTTATGCCTGACACACCGGATCAGCTCAAACAGGTTTTGAAACAGGGGTTTCAGGTGGGGTACGAGGCGGAGTGGGAGCTCTGTCGGCGATGTGAATTATCCAATGGAACCTGTGGGTCGAAATCGAAATCGAATTCTAATTCGTTTGTCTGTTATTGCGGCGATGGACCTCGTGATCGAGTATGTTCGAGTTCTGGTG ACAATAATTCTTGGGACTGGAAGAGGAAGGTTATAGTAG GTGTTTGCACAGCTGTTGCTACGGTCGCTATAATGTGTGTTATTTTCTTTGTACACCAACGTCGAAACAGAAAACTACACGATCCATCATCCTTCGTAACTCGAAGCATCCTTTCGAGCACCTATTCTATGGATGACGATATGGAGAAGGGAAGTACCTACCATGGAGTACATATTTTCAGCTATAAGGAACTTGAAGAAGCAACTAATTATTTCGATTCTGCGAAAGTACTTGGCGATGGAGGCTTTGGCACAGTTTATCATG GAAATGTGCGCGATGGGAGAGTGGTTGCAGTCAAGCGTCTATATGAAAACAATTTCAAGAGAGTTGAGCAATTCATGAATGAAATCGAGATTTTGGCCCACCTGCGCCACCAAAATCTTGTGTTGCTCTATGGTTGCACCTCTCATCACAGCCGAGAACTCCTCCTTGTGTACGAGTACATTCCTAATGGAACTGTTGCTGAACATCTTCACGGAGAAAAAGCAAAACCTGGCGCACTTCCATGGCTTACTCGAATAAAGATTGCCATCGAAACTGCAAACGCACTGTCATATCTTCATGCATCTGACATTATCCACCGTGACGTGAAAACTACAAATATTCTCCTTGACGACTTCTTCTGTGTCAAGGTAGCAGATTTTGGACTATCTCGCCTGTTCCCCATGAATGTCACGCACATCTCAACTGCTCCTCAAGGGACTCCAGGTTATGTTGATCCGGAGTATAACCAATGCTACCAGCTTACGAGTAAGAGTGATGTCTATAGCTTTGGTGTGGTGCTGATTGAGCTCATATCATCCATGCCAGCCGTTGACATCACAAGGCATCGACACGAGATCAATTTGTCTACCATGGCGATCAACAAGATTCAAAACCATACATTACATGAGCTAGTAGACCCATACTTAGGGTTTGAATCAGACTCCAGAACACGAAAAATGATCACTGCTGTGGCGGAACTAGCATTTCGCTGTCTGAATAGTGACAAGGACTTGAGACCTTCCATGATTGAGGTGCTTAACGAACTAAAGCGGATACAGAGCGATGATTTTGACATACAAAAAACAGAGGAGATTGATATTTCGGCAAATGATATTGTGCCGTTAAAGAGTGATCCGCTGCCAGCTTCACCTGATTCCGTGGCATTGAGATGGACTAGCGTGTCCACGACACCAAATGCCAGCGGCTAA